The following is a genomic window from Bacteroidia bacterium.
ACGACGCGTTGGTCATAATTTTTGAGGTATCCGTTTTTACCAAACCACTGATAAGTATCTCTTATGGCTTTGTAAAGATCAGTCTGGGGCATTTTCAGTTTTTTCACAGCTTTATCCGCCCGGTAGTACATCCGGAGATTGGCATTTTTGGCCATAGCAAAACTGATTGGAGGTTTTTTACCCGTTATTTTCCCAAAAAGATCCATAAGAAGTCCGGCCATTTCTGCCAGAAAACCGGGTATCACCCGCCGGGGCTGAGGAATACCGGTAACATCTTCAATCATTTGAAAAAGCTCCTTAAATTCCAGATTCTGGCTGCCGCAGATGTAGGATTCTCCAACCGGGGATATCGACAATGCATTCACTGTAGCTTTGGCAACATCAATAGCTGACACAAAGTTTTTGCCGCCGGAGGTACAAAATTTCAAATCGCCGTTCCACGCGCTGATCAATAGTTGACCGGAAGTCGGGCCGGAGTCATAAGGGCCAAACATAAATCCCGGGCAGATAAATACAGCGGGAAGATTTTTTTCGGCGATTGCTTTTTCGACCAGTTCGTGGGCCATTTTTTTTGAGAGCGCATAATCCATCCCCTGATCCCCGCGCCATGGGCTGTTTTCAGTGCCGGGCGACTCCTTTGATTCGGAAAAGCCCTGAGTGTTGGAACTGGAGATATGGACAAAACGCTTGACCCGA
Proteins encoded in this region:
- a CDS encoding NAD-dependent epimerase/dehydratase family protein — its product is MNAPKNQQTVFVTGADGMLGSNVVRELLQQGYLVKAMVQPGRDPHTISGLKGVKIVFGDLLEPERMFDLMEGCEAVIHIAAYAASWPSRSPRFFDINVTGTQNVIDAALHNRVKRFVHISSSNTQGFSESKESPGTENSPWRGDQGMDYALSKKMAHELVEKAIAEKNLPAVFICPGFMFGPYDSGPTSGQLLISAWNGDLKFCTSGGKNFVSAIDVAKATVNALSISPVGESYICGSQNLEFKELFQMIEDVTGIPQPRRVIPGFLAEMAGLLMDLFGKITGKKPPISFAMAKNANLRMYYRADKAVKKLKMPQTDLYKAIRDTYQWFGKNGYLKNYDQRVVQ